In Caballeronia sp. Lep1P3, one DNA window encodes the following:
- a CDS encoding ribonuclease: protein MKRAWAFSCFVVLSAVLAGCGKDGSRNPTQDASASASQAPGQAGSAASGALAASGALGTVATAQLPGEAAETLRLIKAGGPFPFGEDGVLFRNSAVLLPQHPRGYYRAYTVRTPGSTDRGQRRIVCGGPRRQTGDCYYTDDYYVTFKRIAG, encoded by the coding sequence GTGAAGCGCGCCTGGGCTTTCTCCTGCTTCGTCGTCTTAAGCGCGGTCCTCGCCGGATGCGGCAAGGATGGATCGCGAAACCCAACGCAGGACGCCAGTGCATCGGCGAGTCAGGCGCCGGGGCAGGCGGGATCGGCTGCAAGCGGCGCGCTTGCGGCATCGGGGGCGTTAGGAACTGTCGCCACGGCGCAATTACCGGGGGAAGCGGCGGAAACGCTGCGTCTGATCAAAGCGGGCGGTCCATTCCCTTTCGGCGAGGACGGCGTCCTATTTCGCAACAGCGCCGTGTTGCTTCCGCAGCATCCGCGCGGTTATTACCGCGCATATACGGTCAGAACGCCCGGCTCGACGGATCGCGGCCAGCGGCGCATCGTCTGCGGTGGACCGCGCAGGCAGACAGGCGACTGCTATTACACCGACGATTACTACGTCACGTTCAAGCGCATCGCGGGGTGA
- a CDS encoding LysR substrate-binding domain-containing protein: MDTNGLKIRQIEAFRAVMLRHTVTGAAESLHISQPAVSRLIADLEARVDFVLFDRQQGRLLPTAEARVLFEEVERAFVGMDRIALAAQQIRAMRRGSLRVAGSPAVALDLLPSVIARFVEHHKGIDVSLLAHSATTVVEKVASGQCDVGLIAEPIPHPAVKSERLANAAMRCIVPRKHRLARRASLRPADLRGERFVSYPQSFDARSAIDRVFVEAGVSRDLVIEAQLSQAIVSLVANGAGVALIDPVTAAYARERVAVKRFAPAVQDHFYIVTNAAQPMPVVAETFCADVREAFVKLVGAEPRG, encoded by the coding sequence ATGGACACGAACGGACTCAAGATTCGCCAGATCGAAGCCTTTCGCGCGGTGATGTTGCGCCACACGGTGACGGGCGCCGCCGAATCGCTTCATATTTCACAACCCGCCGTGAGCAGACTTATCGCCGACCTGGAGGCGCGCGTCGACTTCGTGCTGTTCGACCGCCAGCAGGGCAGGCTTCTGCCGACCGCCGAAGCGCGTGTACTTTTCGAGGAAGTCGAGCGCGCGTTCGTCGGGATGGATCGCATTGCACTCGCGGCGCAGCAGATTCGCGCGATGCGGCGCGGCTCGCTGCGCGTCGCGGGTTCGCCTGCCGTCGCGCTGGACTTGTTGCCGAGCGTGATCGCACGCTTCGTCGAGCATCACAAGGGCATCGACGTGAGTCTGCTGGCACATAGCGCGACGACGGTCGTCGAGAAGGTCGCATCCGGCCAGTGCGATGTCGGGCTGATCGCCGAGCCGATTCCTCATCCAGCGGTGAAGAGCGAACGGCTCGCGAATGCAGCGATGCGGTGTATCGTGCCGCGCAAGCATCGTCTCGCGCGCCGCGCGTCCTTGCGTCCCGCCGATTTGCGCGGCGAACGCTTCGTCTCGTATCCGCAGAGCTTCGACGCACGCAGCGCGATCGACCGCGTGTTCGTCGAGGCGGGCGTCTCGCGCGATCTCGTGATCGAGGCGCAGTTATCGCAGGCAATCGTATCGCTCGTGGCAAACGGAGCGGGTGTCGCACTGATCGATCCTGTCACCGCGGCCTATGCACGCGAGCGCGTAGCCGTGAAGCGCTTCGCACCCGCGGTGCAGGACCACTTCTACATCGTAACTAACGCGGCGCAGCCGATGCCCGTGGTCGCCGAGACTTTCTGCGCGGATGTCAGAGAAGCGTTTGTGAAGCTCGTCGGCGCCGAACCCCGGGGCTGA